One genomic window of Streptomyces sp. NBC_01276 includes the following:
- a CDS encoding LLM class flavin-dependent oxidoreductase, with the protein MKFGISLLPDCRPEHTSPVRYFEDVLEVSRLADELGFDYVKMTEHYLKDYGGYCPSPLTFLTAVAAQTRRIRLMTGGVQASFHHPVQLAAHAAMVDAISGGRLDVGFARAWLPYEFEVLGIPLDESRDRFMATVEAVLRLWTQKEASEDTPFFRYRDAHSLPAVTQTPHPPVWVAAVRSRQSFAWIGEKGLGLLIASPPRKGELAHTQDMLRVYLETHQEYHPDREPRIALSIPTMVADTDAEALATAQPLLQSYLDVWGEAAASWDGVQSAAYPGYSNAGTTFGALTDEDLHSTSTAVIGSPDTVVEKIQELSAALSLDTLLLQIDYGSPSVDVMSRNLRLFHSEVLPRL; encoded by the coding sequence ATGAAATTTGGCATTTCCCTGCTTCCGGACTGCCGGCCGGAACACACCTCACCCGTCCGCTATTTCGAGGATGTGCTGGAGGTCTCGCGCCTGGCCGACGAACTCGGTTTCGACTACGTGAAGATGACCGAGCACTACCTGAAAGACTACGGCGGCTACTGCCCAAGCCCACTCACGTTCCTCACCGCCGTCGCCGCGCAGACGCGCCGGATCCGGCTGATGACGGGTGGCGTTCAGGCTTCCTTCCACCACCCTGTCCAGCTGGCGGCACACGCGGCCATGGTCGACGCCATCAGCGGTGGCAGGCTCGACGTCGGCTTCGCTCGGGCCTGGCTGCCGTACGAGTTCGAGGTACTCGGCATCCCGCTGGACGAGAGCCGCGACCGCTTCATGGCCACCGTCGAGGCCGTGCTGCGGCTGTGGACGCAGAAGGAGGCGTCCGAGGACACGCCCTTCTTCCGCTATCGGGACGCGCACTCGCTGCCCGCCGTGACGCAGACCCCGCATCCTCCCGTGTGGGTCGCAGCCGTCCGCTCCCGGCAGAGCTTCGCCTGGATCGGGGAGAAGGGCCTCGGGCTGCTCATCGCCTCCCCGCCCCGCAAGGGCGAGCTCGCGCACACCCAGGACATGCTCCGCGTCTACCTGGAGACCCACCAGGAGTACCACCCCGACCGGGAGCCGCGCATCGCGCTGTCCATCCCCACGATGGTCGCCGACACCGACGCGGAGGCCCTCGCGACCGCGCAGCCTCTGCTTCAGTCCTACCTCGACGTGTGGGGCGAGGCCGCGGCCTCCTGGGACGGCGTCCAGTCCGCCGCGTACCCGGGCTACTCCAATGCGGGCACCACCTTCGGCGCACTGACCGACGAGGACCTGCACAGCACCTCCACGGCGGTGATCGGAAGCCCGGACACAGTCGTGGAGAAGATCCAGGAACTGTCCGCCGCTCTGTCCCTGGACACCCTGTTGCTGCAGATCGACTACGGCAGTCCGAGCGTCGACGTCATGAGCCGCAATCTGCGCCTGTTCCATTCCGAAGTGCTGCCACGCTTGTGA
- a CDS encoding YcaO-like family protein: MSETTTVFQGADIRVLGDEDARAREIHRRMQGALCGIMTTSGSLNKAPTHPRLFVEGAELTNVQQWFGREPAKPGAYHIGGYGTVPFEARIRILGETLERYAGFSACVEGRFPVVRASHEELLERGEPVVDADVFQLFLPEQLAADGFPFQAFSPAIPMDWVKVPSLLDDSEQYVPAHHFLLGNLPGPDEPWTLPAVTTGTAAHTAPEAAFLSALYEIAQVDAAVGHWHSATPSLRIEPDARTTLLQDVITRRLRGGLEPEFHLLPSPDLPGFNVACILRKPEGIIPAVSVGLGSGPSLVRSMYRALLETVGVQTLAGWSAVEDRLGTGAEVPLSERLGQIFDLDQNVAYYAGVEGARTVEERFARHTIVRAGDLPADEQRPTREIARSLLDAFRNSGKRLFGADFTSVDIRQLGFSVIRAWSPDTLSLPLPSAPPIAHPRFAAYGGFTHRLPHPYP, encoded by the coding sequence TGACCACGTCCGGCAGCCTCAACAAGGCGCCCACGCACCCCCGGCTTTTCGTGGAAGGCGCCGAACTCACGAACGTACAGCAGTGGTTCGGGCGCGAACCCGCCAAACCGGGCGCCTACCACATTGGCGGCTACGGCACCGTGCCGTTCGAGGCACGCATCCGCATCCTCGGCGAGACACTCGAACGCTACGCGGGCTTCTCCGCGTGCGTCGAGGGCCGCTTCCCGGTCGTCCGTGCCTCTCATGAGGAGCTGCTTGAGCGCGGCGAGCCCGTGGTCGACGCAGATGTGTTCCAGCTGTTCCTCCCTGAGCAGCTGGCTGCCGACGGCTTCCCCTTCCAGGCATTTTCACCTGCCATTCCCATGGACTGGGTGAAGGTCCCCTCGCTGCTTGACGACAGCGAACAGTACGTGCCCGCCCACCACTTCCTGCTCGGCAACCTGCCTGGTCCGGATGAGCCCTGGACGCTGCCCGCGGTGACCACCGGCACTGCGGCCCACACCGCTCCGGAGGCTGCCTTCCTGTCGGCCCTGTACGAGATCGCCCAGGTCGACGCTGCCGTCGGACATTGGCACAGCGCCACGCCGAGCCTGCGCATCGAGCCCGACGCGCGCACCACTCTGCTCCAGGACGTCATCACCCGGCGGCTGCGGGGCGGGCTGGAGCCCGAGTTCCATCTGCTGCCCAGCCCGGACCTGCCCGGCTTCAACGTGGCGTGCATCCTGCGCAAACCCGAGGGAATCATCCCGGCGGTGAGCGTCGGCCTCGGCAGCGGTCCTTCCCTGGTGCGGTCCATGTACCGGGCCCTGCTGGAGACCGTGGGTGTCCAGACCCTCGCCGGCTGGTCCGCCGTCGAGGACCGGCTCGGCACCGGCGCCGAGGTACCGCTGAGCGAGCGTCTGGGCCAGATCTTCGACCTGGACCAGAACGTCGCCTACTACGCGGGTGTCGAGGGCGCGCGAACCGTCGAGGAGCGCTTCGCCCGGCACACCATTGTCAGGGCCGGTGACCTCCCTGCCGACGAGCAACGTCCCACCCGGGAGATCGCCCGCTCCCTGCTGGATGCCTTCCGGAACAGCGGCAAGCGGCTCTTCGGAGCCGACTTCACCTCGGTGGACATCCGCCAGCTCGGCTTCTCCGTCATCCGGGCGTGGTCCCCGGACACGCTGAGCCTCCCGCTGCCGAGCGCACCGCCGATCGCGCACCCGCGCTTCGCGGCGTACGGGGGCTTCACCCACCGGCTCCCGCACCCCTACCCGTGA
- a CDS encoding CPBP family intramembrane glutamic endopeptidase: MDRFLLTTLAVWSLAPMPLATRVHGRWLEDRWPKLSTLTVYLFVLALLTGTGGLLLGPGVVHDGGLYWVVVCVPLGLALGRAAQIADRRITRHFTARARARTAPTERARGASTPSRAGAARPVGLAARRAVPGAAIRNTPDPSARGGNRWSVKERDRETRVGLGALLAGAVLEEAVYRGVLGRLGLDLGGVAGAALIVLAVVAFCLAHLPFGWPQALAKLPLSLMTAAAFLLSGGIVAGLVGHALFNWEYWRYQRALGTTGER; encoded by the coding sequence ATGGACCGGTTCCTGCTTACGACCTTGGCGGTGTGGTCGCTGGCACCGATGCCGCTGGCCACCCGGGTGCACGGACGCTGGCTCGAAGACCGTTGGCCCAAGCTGTCCACCCTCACGGTCTACTTGTTCGTTCTCGCTCTCTTGACCGGCACCGGCGGCCTGCTGTTGGGTCCCGGTGTCGTGCACGACGGGGGGCTGTACTGGGTGGTCGTCTGCGTTCCGCTGGGACTGGCCCTCGGCCGTGCCGCGCAGATCGCCGACCGCAGGATCACCCGCCATTTCACGGCCCGCGCGCGGGCCCGCACGGCACCGACCGAACGGGCCCGGGGGGCTTCCACACCCTCGCGGGCGGGCGCTGCCCGCCCGGTGGGCCTCGCCGCCCGCCGGGCGGTTCCCGGCGCCGCCATACGGAACACACCGGACCCGTCGGCACGCGGCGGCAACCGTTGGTCCGTGAAGGAACGGGACCGGGAGACGAGGGTCGGGCTGGGGGCGCTGCTGGCGGGGGCCGTGCTGGAGGAGGCCGTGTACCGGGGCGTGCTGGGGCGGCTGGGGCTGGATCTGGGAGGGGTCGCGGGGGCCGCGCTGATCGTGCTTGCCGTGGTGGCGTTCTGTCTGGCGCACCTGCCGTTCGGATGGCCGCAGGCGCTGGCCAAACTCCCGCTCTCGCTCATGACGGCCGCGGCGTTCCTGCTGTCAGGTGGGATCGTCGCCGGACTGGTGGGACATGCCTTGTTCAACTGGGAGTACTGGCGCTACCAACGGGCCCTCGGCACCACGGGGGAGCGATGA
- a CDS encoding cytochrome P450 — protein sequence MFKNALPQPFAQEHAVDPYPAYRALLDDGNLQRITVRPGLDAWLVLGHDLARQALNHPAISLEARHAQPPVREAIMAGYMEEKQSFFGQHLLATDGERHRHMRRVMSRALTARRFHSMAPEVEGIVNALIDELPAPGHTDLAATLVVPFTISVLARLMGLPEPARGMLTELANAVIQGKAEDDAGFTHVISELTTCFSELLDHPERIAPDGLLTMLVEARSEETITPQETFSLAYQLFFAGHESSSYLMTNATAVLLSRPDVAADLRTRPELLDSAVEELLRWEGSLKAASWRFATEPLELGGKRLQTGDPILVVLAAANRDPEKYADPDALDIHRSGVPHVSFGHGPHHCLGAALGRLEARTLLAALLERFPDMRLDVPYAELSWRHNLIMRGPRHLPVTLGEDRRS from the coding sequence ATGTTCAAGAACGCTCTGCCCCAGCCTTTCGCCCAGGAACACGCGGTCGACCCCTACCCGGCCTACCGGGCCCTCCTCGACGATGGCAACCTGCAACGGATCACCGTACGGCCTGGCCTCGACGCCTGGCTTGTCCTCGGCCACGATCTCGCCCGGCAGGCCCTCAACCACCCGGCGATCAGCCTGGAGGCCCGGCATGCCCAGCCGCCGGTCCGCGAGGCGATCATGGCGGGTTACATGGAGGAGAAACAGTCCTTCTTCGGGCAGCACCTCCTCGCCACCGACGGCGAGCGACACCGCCACATGCGGCGTGTGATGTCGCGGGCACTGACAGCCCGACGTTTCCACTCCATGGCGCCCGAAGTCGAAGGCATCGTCAACGCCCTCATCGACGAGCTGCCCGCGCCCGGCCACACCGACCTGGCCGCCACCCTGGTCGTCCCCTTCACCATCAGCGTGCTCGCCCGGCTGATGGGCCTCCCCGAGCCCGCCCGGGGGATGCTGACGGAGCTGGCAAACGCCGTCATCCAGGGCAAGGCCGAGGACGACGCAGGGTTCACCCACGTTATTTCCGAACTCACCACCTGCTTCTCCGAGTTGCTTGACCATCCTGAGCGGATCGCGCCCGACGGCCTACTGACCATGCTGGTCGAAGCCCGCAGCGAGGAGACGATCACCCCCCAGGAGACGTTCTCGCTGGCCTACCAGCTGTTCTTTGCCGGGCACGAGAGCAGCAGCTACCTGATGACCAACGCGACGGCGGTCCTGCTGTCCCGGCCGGACGTCGCGGCCGACTTACGGACCCGCCCCGAGCTGCTGGACAGCGCCGTCGAAGAGCTGCTGCGCTGGGAGGGCTCACTCAAGGCCGCCAGCTGGCGCTTCGCGACCGAACCACTCGAACTCGGCGGCAAGCGTCTACAGACGGGCGATCCCATTCTGGTCGTACTCGCCGCCGCCAACCGCGACCCTGAGAAGTACGCCGACCCGGACGCCCTCGACATCCACCGTAGCGGCGTCCCGCACGTGTCCTTCGGACACGGGCCGCACCACTGCCTGGGCGCGGCCCTCGGCCGGCTGGAGGCGCGCACCCTGCTCGCCGCGCTGCTGGAGCGCTTCCCCGACATGCGCCTCGACGTCCCGTACGCGGAGCTGTCCTGGCGCCACAACCTC
- a CDS encoding TetR/AcrR family transcriptional regulator C-terminal domain-containing protein, with protein sequence MPAPGALPPGRKLRSRKPAARPPRAPLTLENLAEAAFQVIEREGLDSLTMRKVADELGIQAASLYWHVKDKLDLIDVLAEALFAGFAPEDWTDGALDGDEEDWQAHLSRFAYAFRRYLLSRRDAARILTSKFVVGPSMLRHLDEQLGWIRRAGVDDRSAAYGFYNTLVFVHGSVLWETSPLSAAVARGVEPRQYLSELRAELDDLDPDAHPHAHALADELTRPGMDERFAFGLNCLLAGLGQQLDQQ encoded by the coding sequence GTGCCTGCTCCCGGCGCCCTACCACCTGGGCGGAAGCTGCGTTCCCGGAAGCCGGCCGCGCGACCGCCCCGCGCCCCGCTGACCCTGGAGAACCTGGCCGAAGCTGCCTTCCAGGTCATCGAGCGGGAGGGCCTCGACTCGCTCACCATGCGCAAGGTCGCGGACGAACTGGGCATCCAGGCGGCTTCGCTCTACTGGCACGTCAAAGACAAGCTGGACCTGATCGACGTCCTCGCCGAGGCCCTCTTCGCCGGGTTCGCGCCGGAGGACTGGACCGACGGCGCCCTGGACGGGGACGAGGAGGACTGGCAGGCGCACCTGTCCCGGTTCGCCTACGCTTTCCGCCGCTACCTGTTGAGCCGCCGGGACGCGGCGCGCATCCTGACCAGCAAGTTCGTGGTGGGCCCCAGCATGCTGCGGCACCTCGACGAGCAACTGGGCTGGATCCGCCGCGCCGGGGTGGATGACCGCTCCGCGGCCTACGGCTTCTACAACACGCTCGTCTTCGTTCACGGCTCCGTATTGTGGGAGACCTCTCCGCTCTCCGCCGCCGTGGCGCGCGGGGTGGAGCCCCGTCAGTACCTCAGCGAGCTGCGGGCCGAACTCGACGATCTCGACCCAGACGCGCATCCGCACGCCCACGCCCTGGCGGACGAACTGACCCGTCCCGGCATGGACGAGCGCTTCGCCTTCGGCCTGAACTGCCTGCTCGCCGGGCTGGGCCAGCAGCTGGACCAGCAGTAG